In a genomic window of Magnolia sinica isolate HGM2019 chromosome 14, MsV1, whole genome shotgun sequence:
- the LOC131226026 gene encoding probable membrane-associated kinase regulator 1, which yields MVIPPPEISTTTPKIQSPSSSDFEFTISLSPTSQKPSHLCPADELFYKGQLLPLHLSPRLSMVRTILASSSSSSSSSSDAPTRDSTSSSTDSSDLLLESARPSSATDDFYLDEDFKKPRKFKYFTKFSSVFTRKDSKNVPSKRITTTAKEVIRKYVKKVKPLYDKFASKQNFQPKTNVVTPTTAITAVGFAMRRDLMCGDGVGIGGIYSHSFSGNLRYPRRRSCISSCPSSMRSSPSHSGVLRGGGVGGGGMYSDSSSMEELQSAIQGAIAHCKKSLKEDDLMVDGGVSGGN from the coding sequence ATGGTCATTCCACCACCagaaatttcaaccacaaccccCAAAATTCAATCTCCTTCCTCCTCCGACTTCGAattcaccatctctctctcccccacTTCTCAAAAACCTTCCCACCTCTGCCCAGCTGATGAGCTCTTCTACAAAGGCCAGCTCCTCCCACTACATCTCTCCCCTCGTCTGTCCATGGTCCGTACTATCCTCGCCTCTTCCagctcctcctcttcctcctcctccgaCGCCCCCACCCGCGACTCCACCAGCAGCTCCACAGACTCCTCAGATCTCCTCCTCGAATCTGCTCGCCCCAGCTCTGCTACAGATGACTTCTACTTAGATGAAGATTTCAAAAAACCAAGAAAATTCAAGTACTTCACCAAATTCTCCTCTGTTTTCACTCGCAAGGATAGCAAAAACGTTCCTTCCAAGAGAATTACTACTACAGCGAAAGAAGTCATTAGGAAATACGTTAAGAAGGTTAAGCCTCTCTACGATAAGTTCGCTTCGAAGCAGAATTTTCAGCCCAAGACGAATGTCGTTACACCGACGACAGCAATCACTGCCGTTGGATTTGCAATGCGGAGAGATTTGATGTGTGGTGATGGTGTTGGCATTGGTGGGATTTATTCTCATTCGTTTTCGGGGAATTTGAGGTACCCACGACGGAGGAGCTGTATTTCGAGCTGCCCGTCTTCGATGCGATCGTCGCCCAGCCATTCGGGTGTTTTGCGTGGTGGTGGTGTTGGGGGTGGAGGGATGTATTCGGACTCGTCGTCGATGGAAGAACTGCAGAGTGCGATTCAAGGAGCGATTGCGCATTGTAAGAAGTCGTTGAAGGAGGATGATTTAATGGTGGATGGTGGGGTTTCGGGTGGGAATTGA